From Triticum aestivum cultivar Chinese Spring chromosome 4A, IWGSC CS RefSeq v2.1, whole genome shotgun sequence, a single genomic window includes:
- the LOC123084109 gene encoding LOW QUALITY PROTEIN: putative uncharacterized protein DDB_G0272516 (The sequence of the model RefSeq protein was modified relative to this genomic sequence to represent the inferred CDS: inserted 2 bases in 1 codon; substituted 2 bases at 2 genomic stop codons) has translation MTKCFLLLAFLAFLLPAAYATCHPDDLQARRGFAGKVLGSLKXFIWXWXGTQGFDTAQGPHRCGRIAFINLLLYVKSNRRTLQQQQPNTITGTNNRVRSGSGNIVSGNGNTVISGDNNNVSGSNNTVTSGSSSVIVDTNHVVTGSNNTVSGNNNRVTGNNNVVLGSNHVVSGDNKVVTGG, from the exons ATGACGAAATGCTTCCTGCTGCTCGCCTTCTTGGCGTTTCTCCTGCCGGCGGCCTATGCCACATGCCACCCTGACGACCTCCAAGCGCGGCGGGGCTTCGCCGGGAAGGTACTTGGATCACTCAAATAATTCATTTG TTGGTGAGGTACCCAAGGGTTTGACACTGCTCAAGGGCCTCACCGTTGTGGACGTATTGCTTTCATTAACTTGCTATTGTATGTGAAGAGCAATAGAAGAACACTCCAACAACAACAACCAAATACCATTACTGGGACCAACAACCGTGTCAGATCTGGGAGTGGCAATATTGTATCTGGGAACGGCAACACTGTCATATCTGGGGATAACAACAATGTTTCTGGGAGCAACAACACAGTCACATCTGGGAGCAGCAGTGTCATAGTTGACACCAACCATGTCGTTACTGGGAGCAACAATACTGTATCCGGCAATAACAATAGGGTAACTGGGAACAATAATGTTGTATTAGGGAGCAACCATGTCGTGTCCGGGGACAACAAAGTCGTAACTGGCGGTTAA